Genomic window (Helianthus annuus cultivar XRQ/B chromosome 3, HanXRQr2.0-SUNRISE, whole genome shotgun sequence):
AGTGGTTAGTTGTGGAACAAGTGTAGAGGCTCCCACTAAATAAAACCTTATATAGCAACATAgtgtacaacaaaaaaaaatgacaACTTACAAATACCCAATGCACATAGAAGCTATAATGCAAAAAGTGCAAACAACATATGCCTTTATGGGTTACTAATTAGTAGTATTTTAATCAGCTTTGAAATCTCAAATGATTCATATTCATCGTCATCAACTTAGCAACCGTATCCATAATCAAAAGAACACCAACAGTGGGCCTAGATCAATTAGTTTGGGATGAGGCACCCCATAGCCTTCCAATGTAGAGGTCATGGGTTAGAGTCCCACTTGGTGCAATATTTTACAGGTGGGCCAGGGGTTACAGTGATCCTCTGGGTGGTGAGTTTCCCGTAgaatgtgggggggggggggcttagTCATCAACGTTGTCTATGTTCGCAGGGCGTGGGTAACCTTTCCTCCAATGGGTTTGCCCAGGTGACCGGGCCTGTATAGTATTCGTTGCCCGTTCAAAAAAAAGAACACCAACATCTTGCATAAAGTAActtgtgtttgatgaaatgaacTGTTCAACTTCACAAACAAAAACAATACAACTCCCAAAAAAGCACACCCATCATAACATCATCCTCAATAACATTTAACAGAAGAATAAACAGCCACAAAGGACAGGTAACATCACATCCTTTTTACCATACAAcgtcaaacaaataaataatctgCAAAAAAAACACGGTTGTCTCTGATGCTACACAAAGTTCATCGTCATGGACACTAAGATTAAACGAAGGCCAACCAAAAAGGTTTAGACCCTTTGTATATATATCCAAACAAAATCCACAAAACATAAGTtcacaaaaaatacaaaaaatacaaAGAATATCAACGAAAATCAAAAGCCATTGAGGTGAGTCGAATACAATAGAACACCGAAAAGGAGGTCGTGCCGGTGTAAATAAATGACATACAACCGCATATCCGTTACAGAAACTGTTGTAAACGGCAAAAACTAGAACACTGGAACGACCAAAACAGTTCAAATCTCTTTGAGATTACCTTATGTGGATAATAACGAAGCTTCAACAATCCAAGCACAACAAACAAACGGTCGACTGAAAAAGAACCGCTAAACGACGGTGTGAAACGCCAGAAACCGTCGCAAAAAAAACACGGTCCAAAGAAGGCGATGATTGTGAACTTGGAAGCAAATGAAGAAGCCTCCACTAAATAAAACCCTTATACAGCAAGAGAATATAAAACAATATCATAACAACCTACGAATACCCAATACCTATAACGCAAAAAGTGCAAACAATGTCGAGATAAATTTAATTAGTAGTATCGAGATTCGTCCAATACGAGTCAATCTGAGTCTCtagaaaggcggaaacagactaGAAACCGTCAATCAGTGTTAGAATAGGAGTAGAAGAGTAGAAAGTCACTTTAAACATGTTTTTCATTGATATTAGACGTTCAGGTACAGAGAGAATTGGACAGCACTTCGTGGCAAGATTCTCtggaatgttacaaatgaaaaacccaactagcctatttataggctctCCAGTCCGCACGAGATTACAAGCCCACTTCGCACGAACTGGCAACTTCCAGTTCGTGCGACCTGACCTATCACATatcagttcgtgcgaactggcctAAATACATACAAAACTTAACTTTTAAACCTATTACATTATCATGACATGACATAGACTGATGATGCAGACGATAAAAATTATGCATCAACAAAATATTATTGTTCAAAATTTAAGTTAGAATTCTTTCTAAATGTCTGTCAGAACTAACATACCCAAAATTTTATGATTTAATATTTGATAATGAATTTTTATTTCCGGTATTTAAAGGACTTCAAAAATCCAATATGAAATTTTCTTTGGTTCCAAATAAAACAGTAGCATCGGAGTAGGTGGCTTGTTTTTATTGATTGATTCTTAAAAAACATATAGGTATACTACCTATAGGGAAGGTtcatttgaaaagaaaaaaaataattgagaagaaaaagaacaaagggtaattttgtaaaacattaaatagtttttcagttatctcatttattatcatttttgactaattaattagtcataaagactattatcctccacactaactttttttgcctacacacatcaaaaagtTGTCCTACATATTttgaaattcatcctacacgttgaaatttatcttacacaactcgtaatttatcctacacaacttctaatttatcctacactttaaattattttattttattttttttttaaaatatatattttgaagataagttacaaaaaatttaatgtattagctattaaagaggaagactacaaattaatgacctatgtagatttaccaatgtacccttatagtaacattaaatagttatattaaatgaagtaaaaataaagcattcttattggttgaaatttgttcttttttctccttacaaaaaagttcttctcatttgaactctccactgcTACCTATATACGTTTAACTATATAAGGTAAGTCCATTTAAAACattaaaatatttataaaaaacaacCATACATAAAACAGATGTTTaacaaaattaaaaattcaacaaacaaataaaaattcCACGCCGACAGAACAAACACTTATTAAACCTTATTTGGATCAAATCATGCATCCAATCAGAAGTTTAAAATTGTATCACAAGTATACTACATTGGATGGCGACATAAACTACCGTGCCCACAAACACAATAAATATGCAATCTTTGCCCATACATTGGAACCAATTCCTCTCTTATTTTCAtctttctagagagagaatcaagagagagagagagagagagagagagtagagatgTTGAAAGCAATTTTAACATTTCTCATATTCAACCTAGCCATAAGCCCAACAAGATCCAACACTCACTTCATCCACAAATCATGCAACACCACATTGTACCCTGAGCTTTGCTACTTGTACCTCTCGCCGTTCTCAACCAGGATCGGAACCAGCCCAAGACTCTTGGCCCAAACCGCTCTAGCCGCAACCCTCAGCAACACACGGAAGACCTTGAAAACACTAAGAACTTACACGAAAACCCACAAAATGACGAAAAGAGAACTCGGCGCTATGAAGGATTGCCTTGAGGAGATTGATGATTCGGCTTACGAGCTCCACTTATCTATGGTGGAAATGGGTAAAGTCCGATCCGGACCCAACTTTTTGTATAATATGAATAGTATAGAAACATGGGTCAGCGCTGCGCTGACGGATGATGATACATGTATAGATGGTTTTTCCGAACGCGGTATGAATGGAGAGGTCAAGACCATGGTTCGTAAACATGTTTCGACCATTTCGCACCTGGCTAGCATCGCCCTCGCTTTTGTTAACAAATATGCAAACGGGTAACTCGTTGTTTCAAGGGTCGAGGGATTTATAGTTAAGTTTATATAGTTTTCCTCGATGTTAATTATCAAATAATGTTAATACCATTTGAGCATAGATCTTATCGAAACCCCACACGTTTTTTTTACATTTGTTACAAGCACATGATAAAAacatatgtatatttttatatacatagCGTTTCTTTTTATCTGGTAACTTTAATTCTTGAAATAAAAGAGTTATTGATTGTTAAGTTTCTATACTTTTATCCATAAAGTTATGGGGCATGAACAAAAGTCACCATCGATTTATTATGTTATTCTTTTATAAGTAATTTCTTATGAAGCACGTTGTATATTTTAAAGTGAAATTACCATACATAAAATACAATGTTAAGAgtattatataacttttaatacatGATATTTTAAAAAAGAAACATTAAATAAATTGGTTGGTTATGTTCCTTATACCATACAATTTTGTCGGTTTGGAAACAATAATGTCGTGGGGCATGGGCTATTGGCTTTGCCATGCATTTGTAcgaaacaaaaaaatatatattacttTTGATGTACCTTAACTTGTTTGATCTAATTAATGTACCTCCATctactatataataaatataaatataaataattgtaTACTTGGCGTGTTTTAAAATACTCAATTAATTTTAGTCAAATTAAGGTGGACTAATAATTCAAGCCGTGTCCTGCTTTAATTTAACTTTCTCTACCTTAATTTAAACAAGAGATCTTAATATTATACTAGTTTTTTTtggtcgcgcgttgcggcgaaaacgaacaaatgataatgtaaaacaaacgttattttgaaaataaagcatgttgtttaaaaagtcaaaccattagaacggtttagtttatcatcgtactgttttatgataccaaataaatactttattataagtacaatttcgtttttaacaaaacgtATAATGGAATGTCTGGGAAAAATTAAGCATAACAACGTACTtatgtttttagaaaaagttataaacgtaaattattaaagaaacatcaaattaatcgataatatatgttctaaaaaaagaaaagagaattattaaaaaaatggtaTAGGAAATATgtggttttaaaaaaggaaaaaaatcaaaaatatgttattaaaaataaaaaataataaaaactatgtattattataaaattaaaattactattcatcgtcctttactaacaatatatatatatatatataattgtttttATTTCGGTTATGTTATTTAAgactaaaataatttatttttatttatttcatgttATAGGTAATTTTATTCATACCATTTATTTATAAATTTGTTAGTTATATATTTTATAATGTATGACCCATGTATTAGATAGAGATGGTAGCGTGACAAATAAGATAACAAATGTTGTATACAACGAAATATTTAGAGATTTATGAATTATTTTCGCATGGTTAGATTTATAAGTATTAATTCTAACAGATTAATTAGTATTGATTGTAATTacatttttttatctttttatttaattttctaTATGGTTTCACTTAAAACCTATATTTACAAAAGATATTTGTTCAGTCTGTGTTTTACAAGAGTAACTAACCTAGTCCTACAATTATAAATAATTGGGGAAAACACTTTATAAAGATAATAGACATTGTAGACGATTTCTCAGTGTGAGTTAATTATTCAGATGGTTTTTGTGCTTTGTGGAGATTTCACTAATTCCTCAAGTTACATTAATACTCATGGTGGTATCAATTTTATAACTATGGTGATCCTTATCAACTAACGCCGTTAAATTTTTCGGTTAAGTCAGTGTAAGATGACCATTGCCTAGTAACCACCAACCCCAACCCCTTATTCCTCCTCTTACTTATGGTCGGCCTCACATGAACTCAATGGAAATCGTCTCCCATTTATGGCTTAATCAAACTCAATCTGTGTCGTTGGTGAGATGTAGTGGGAGATTAGTTGTAGTGCATTTTGATCAATGATAACACATCTACTATCACTTGTGGCGGTTTTGATTATATTAGAACCCAAGTTCCAAAATCAATAGCAACATGGTTTAAAATCATGGTGCGTGATATTGGAAACCCACAACATTCCAGATCAGATGGTTCAATATCAGTGTTTTTCATTACGTGGTAGTGGTATGTCAAGAATTTGGTCAAGTGGTTGTGGACTACGTAAAAGAGGACATGATCGAGTGAAGAATGGTGGGGCTAGCTCCAGTGGCAGCCAATTTGTTAACGATGGCAGGTTAGAGCTAATTTAAAGTTTTGGGTTTTTTGGGCCAGGTTCATCGAGTTTTTGTCTGggaaaaagtgacccgataattgacccatttaaagttcgggttgggCGGCTTCGGTTAATTCCGGTTCACGTTAGTTCGGGACAGGTTGTTCCATTTTCGAGTttagatttaaaataaaaaatattacaaaatatcatcaaaatttaTATTGCCActaaaaatattttcaaaattcaaacatcATTTGACagtattatataaatataattttcaaaagtttttggcTGGGAAAAGTGACCGAATAACCGACTTGTTTAAAGTTTGGGTTCGTTGGGTTCAGGTTGTTCAGGTGTTCATTGAAGATTAAGTCTCGGATTGAATCATCAAAGCCTAATGTGGGGAATCAACGCAAAATTGATGTATAGTACATTGATCAAACAACAATTGAGAGTTAACATGAAGATTGAAAATGATTTGATGAGAACCCGACATGAGAAATCAAGACAATGGAGGAGAAGGTTATAATTGAGGTCAAACATATATACCTTTTGGAAGTTTACAAATATTAGACTTCAAGAAATCATTCAAGATTCGAATTCAAGCTTACAAAGAATAAATGTAAGGATACAAGAAAATCAAATAAGGATCAAAGCTTAATCATCAAAGGTAGACCAAAGCCTAACCAGCAAGTTTGAATCAATAAGCCAAACCATCAAGTAAATAGATTTACGATTAGAGAGGTAAGTAAACAAGGAGTAATTACAAGGTGACTAATAAAAATCTTCTAATCACAACAAGTAAAGTTTGAGCGTGGGAAAAGTATTGAGGGACAAGACAAGACAACATATAACGTTCACATCACAAaaaacaagtttgaaaacatgtTGTCCCAATAGGCGATGCAAACAACCATGGCATCAATCGTGATACAAGCAGATGTTAGTTTCTTGTTTTTTGTGTTGTGGTTATAAATAAAAGTCACCCCGTCCATTTCAAACCAACCCTTTTGCTCTAAACAATTTCAAGTACCTATCGAATAGATCACCCACTCATTGTTTTATAATTATCATATCATTTGAGAATATCAAAGATCAAGAGCAAGCaaaataagataaaagttagAAGAGTGTATGCTTTAATATTTATCATGTACCACTCTTGTATTTCATAATCTTCACAACTGCTAGGAGACTTGTACTTGGTAATTATCAAGTTATAAAAGTGAGAAGAGAGCTTTATGATCACTATCGTACTTAGAGAGAGTTATGTTAAGGAGATCACGTCCTTGTAAAAATATGAAACGAGTGTATATTGTATAAGTCAAGGGAGATCACACTATCTTGATATAGTGTTGATGTGTGTGAGATATTACTATCTTGATATAGTGTTGATATGTGTGAGATAATACTATTTTGATATAGTGAGAAATGTAAGACCACTATCTTGACACAATGAGCCGAAAAAGGTGAGCACTACCCTTATCTAGTGAGACGTTGGTGTATATGTAATCCTTACTGTTTAGGGAGATGATTAGTGGAACAAACTCTCGATCAAAGGATCGAGAAGAGGATATAGGGGGTTAGTTAACATCCCTTAAACTCTTTACGTGTTTACTCATTTATTATCTGCATACTACTTTGTCTTTGaacattaaaattaaataataaacttaaaaaaaaaactactcacCCCCTCTAGTTTTCTACCATCAActctcaattttttttttttttttttttgcacaaagtacaatattttattaaaaattaatcaCAAATAAAATGAGTATATTAAGtgcataaaaatatataaataactttgttaaaattttaaaatcacttgacatgttttatttatttatttatttatttgtgaaTAAGTAAACAAATCTAGGGAATTTAAATTCTAATAATGATTTTTATTGCCATGTTAAATAAAGAGAACATTCATAAATCACATTATCAAAATTGTTTTCCCACTTGTGGCCTAGTGGTATGAGACTTGAGTTTTCCAATGGAGATTAAGTTTAATTCTCACTTGTGTCATATTGGGGTGGATATTTGGCAATGATGGTGACAAACCCACCGAGAAAGGTTCGATTCGGCTGTTACCTCAGCGAGGCATCTCGTGTGGAGGCAGTACGGTTTCCGGGGAATGTCGTAACCAAATCTGACCAACCCAGCGCGGGCCCGATTAAAGCAACGTAGTCTGGACAGATCTTGGCTAGGACCGCCGTTTAGGCGGTGTGACATTGAGTCACTCAAAAAGAAagtcaccgttcaaaaaaaattgttttcttGCGTTATAATTTTGCATTCTATTCATAATACACATTATGAAAATTGTTTTCTTGCGTTCTAATTTTGCATTCTAGATTTATCTTTACGATTAAGCATTACTAATTATGATACTACTAATAATAAAGAAAAAGGCACACACCATATAGTGCCCGACCCCTTACTATGGTGACCACCATGGTCCTCTCACACCTTTAAAGTTTCAAACACACCAATAAACACTCAAATACTAACTAAAACCCAAAATAACTCATCAAAGTTTGTAATATTTTCTCTCAGAAAAGTGATAATAACAGGTTCACCCGACAGTGATCTATTACGCATATTATATGTACGTGTAATAGAAAATTTTCGAATGAACATGTCCTCGTTTTATTCAACTCTAATTTAAACAAAGAATTTACATCGAgatggtaaacgggcaacaagctgcgccgttACCCCTTTTAGAATAGCAAAAcgaagtcttttaaaaactacgttcATAGATCTCGAGGTCATAatattactatgcatgaccctttgaactcgactaagtaggtccacggcctctggcgccagaaaaccaaaagtattaaaagcaaatgggataaacaaATGCTGGTTGTCAAGACACGCTTTCACGTGTTTGGTCACTTTACCCAAAACAGCCTTTAAAGCAGCCTGACCCACAAGcggggaaacccctgttagatccacacattcatgttttcctcctacccatccaaagaccagaatgtcggctggtcgaagggtagatctcccttccaacggGTCAGTTAAGAAATTAACTGGTGCCTCTTTCTTCACAGAAATACCAGCGCGCCTGAATATGTCAAAAAGGACATCACTAACCAAATCATGTCGTTATTTGAACCCCGGGAGCTCTCTACACATGCTCCccaaaagaatccaaacacgTCTTATGACAAACAGGGCATACCTCATCAACTGGTCCTCGTttacgatttttttttttacccagAATCAACTTTATTAAAAAACCTCAACTAAAGGCAACAAACATACAGAAAAGGGAAATAAAGGGACAGCACAAACAAACTGATAGACCAAAACTTTATCTAGTAACATCATTCAAAGCAAAAGAGCCATGACAAATTCGTGAAGTTGATCTGATCGTCACCATAGAAACGCCATCTCTTTGATTTTCTCCGCAATGATTTTATGAAAAAGAATTGACTTTATTGGCATAAAAAAAAACTATgtatattatttaataaattaaaaaagtTAGATAAACGTTTTACACTTTTACGTAATATATTATACCAATTGAAGAGTTCTTTGCAAAAGTTACGATTGAAGACGTTATGAAttgttttcaaaacatgaaaaacccGTAGGAAGCAActagaaaatattttttttttgtatattttaaaTTACTTTGTATTTATATTATGTGTTTTTTCTAAGGACATTATACCTTTATTATGATATTGGCTTTTATTGTGTGATTCGACTTGACCCGAAAATTTTGACTCCTAGTTATAAATCCGAGTATAAAAAAAACGATACGGTGGGAAAAAAAATACTAAATCCGCCACTGGTCAGAGGATAATAATGACTGGAACGAAATTGAGTTGTGGCAAAACCCAACCTAAGCACCTTGTATATTTCGCAGTCGTACGGACCTTTGATTCTTTGAATGTAAACACACGCAGTTGTACGGACCTTTGATTCTTTGAATGTAAACACACGTACAAACAGCTCTGTTAGGACTGCAACATCGACCGAGATCCTTGAACATACAGACACAATCGTGGTTGGATTATGTTTGGTGTTTCGTCATGTGGTGATTCATTATGGTCACTGATtatgtttgttatttattttCATGTGGTGGTCATATGGCGATCATGCTAGATTCACATTCACCTATATATGCACAAATTAATTAA
Coding sequences:
- the LOC110930591 gene encoding 21 kDa protein, with the translated sequence MLKAILTFLIFNLAISPTRSNTHFIHKSCNTTLYPELCYLYLSPFSTRIGTSPRLLAQTALAATLSNTRKTLKTLRTYTKTHKMTKRELGAMKDCLEEIDDSAYELHLSMVEMGKVRSGPNFLYNMNSIETWVSAALTDDDTCIDGFSERGMNGEVKTMVRKHVSTISHLASIALAFVNKYANG